The following proteins are encoded in a genomic region of Coffea eugenioides isolate CCC68of chromosome 6, Ceug_1.0, whole genome shotgun sequence:
- the LOC113775379 gene encoding DEAD-box ATP-dependent RNA helicase 10 isoform X2, producing the protein MMVEEKREVEEEEVKVVEEEEEERIQSFKELGVCSELVEACDNLGWKVPTRIQMEAIPHAIQGNDIIGLAQTGSGKTAAFALPILQALLQAPQPFFACVLSPTRELAIQISEQFEALGSGIGVKCAVLVGGVAQTDQSIALAKRPHIVVATPGRLIDHLSNTKGFTLRMLKYLVLDEADRLLNEDFEKSLDEILNVIPRERKTYLFSATMTKKVKKLQRACLRNPVKIEAASKYSTVDTLKQQYRFVPAKYKECYLVYILTEMSGSTSMVFTRTCDATGLLALMLRNLGLRAIPISGHMTQAKRLGALNKFKGGECNILICTDVASRGLDIPSVDMVINYDIPTNSKDYIHRVGRTARAGRSGVAISLVNQYELEWYIQIEKLIGKKLPEFPAQEEEVLLLLERVMEAKRISQMKLKETGGKKKRRGGDDVDEDVDRYLGLKNGKAKKFKNR; encoded by the exons ATGATGGTGGAGGAGAAACgagaagtagaagaagaagaggtaaaggtggtggaggaggaggaggaggaaagaATTCAGAGCTTCAAAGAATTGGGAGTGTGCTCAGAGCTGGTGGAGGCGTGCGACAATTTGGGATGGAAAGTACCCACAAGGATTCAGATGGAGGCCATTCCCCACGCCATTCAAGGGAACGACATCATTGGACTTGCCCAAACTGGTTCTGGTAAAACCGCTGCTTTTGCTCTGCCAATTCTCCAAGCTCTTCTTCAAGCTCCCCAACCTTTCTTTGCCTGTGTCCTTTCTCCCACACG AGAGCTGGCTATTCAAATTTCTGAACAGTTTGAAGCTTTGGGATCAGGGATTGGTGTCAAGTGTGCTGTG CTTGTTGGAGGAGTTGCCCAAACTGACCAGAGCATTGCCCTTGCTAAGCGCCCCCATATTGTT GTGGCAACCCCTGGTCGCCTCATTGATCATCTTTCGAATACTAAAGGTTTTACCCTGCGTATGTTGAAGTACTTG GTATTGGATGAAGCAGACAGGTTGCTGAATGAGGATTTTGAGAAATCACTCGATGAGATATTGAATGTTATTCCTCGTGAAAGGAAGACATATTTGTTTTCTGCTACCATGACAAAGAAG GTCAAGAAGCTCCAGAGGGCATGTCTGAGGAATCCTGTGAAG ATAGAAGCTGCATCTAAGTATTCCACAGTGGATACGCTTAAGCAACAGTATCGCTTTGTTCCTGCAAAGTATAAG GAATGCTATCTTGTTTATATTCTAACTGAGATGTCTGGAAGCACGTCGATGGTGTTTACACGTACATGTGATGCAACTGGTCTTTTGGCTTTGATGCTGAGGAACCTGGGCTTAAGGGCCATCCCTATTAGTGGCCATATGACCCAG GCAAAAAGACTCGGAGCCTTGAACAAGTTTAAGGGTGGAGAATGTAATATCCTCATTTGTACTGATGTTGCTAGTAGAGGGCTAGATATTCCATCTGTTGATATGGTTATTAATTATGATATCCCCACAAACTCAAAG GACTATATACATCGGGTTGGAAGAACTGCTCGCGCAGGACGATCAGGTGTTGCCATTTCATTAGTCAATCAGTATGAGTTGGAGTGGTATATACAAATAGAGAAGCTCATTG GGAAGAAGTTACCCGAATTCCCAGCTCAAGAAGAAGAAGTCTTGCTTCTGTTGGAGCGGGTCATGGAGGCTAAAAGAATCTCTCAAATG AAACTCAAAGAAACTGGTGGGAAGAAGAAACGAAGGGGAGGAGATGATGTCGACGAAGATGTTGATAGATATTTAGGTTTGAAGAATGGGAAAgcaaaaaagtttaaaaatcgATGA
- the LOC113775379 gene encoding DEAD-box ATP-dependent RNA helicase 10 isoform X1 codes for MKEMMVEEKREVEEEEVKVVEEEEEERIQSFKELGVCSELVEACDNLGWKVPTRIQMEAIPHAIQGNDIIGLAQTGSGKTAAFALPILQALLQAPQPFFACVLSPTRELAIQISEQFEALGSGIGVKCAVLVGGVAQTDQSIALAKRPHIVVATPGRLIDHLSNTKGFTLRMLKYLVLDEADRLLNEDFEKSLDEILNVIPRERKTYLFSATMTKKVKKLQRACLRNPVKIEAASKYSTVDTLKQQYRFVPAKYKECYLVYILTEMSGSTSMVFTRTCDATGLLALMLRNLGLRAIPISGHMTQAKRLGALNKFKGGECNILICTDVASRGLDIPSVDMVINYDIPTNSKDYIHRVGRTARAGRSGVAISLVNQYELEWYIQIEKLIGKKLPEFPAQEEEVLLLLERVMEAKRISQMKLKETGGKKKRRGGDDVDEDVDRYLGLKNGKAKKFKNR; via the exons ATG AAAGAAATGATGGTGGAGGAGAAACgagaagtagaagaagaagaggtaaaggtggtggaggaggaggaggaggaaagaATTCAGAGCTTCAAAGAATTGGGAGTGTGCTCAGAGCTGGTGGAGGCGTGCGACAATTTGGGATGGAAAGTACCCACAAGGATTCAGATGGAGGCCATTCCCCACGCCATTCAAGGGAACGACATCATTGGACTTGCCCAAACTGGTTCTGGTAAAACCGCTGCTTTTGCTCTGCCAATTCTCCAAGCTCTTCTTCAAGCTCCCCAACCTTTCTTTGCCTGTGTCCTTTCTCCCACACG AGAGCTGGCTATTCAAATTTCTGAACAGTTTGAAGCTTTGGGATCAGGGATTGGTGTCAAGTGTGCTGTG CTTGTTGGAGGAGTTGCCCAAACTGACCAGAGCATTGCCCTTGCTAAGCGCCCCCATATTGTT GTGGCAACCCCTGGTCGCCTCATTGATCATCTTTCGAATACTAAAGGTTTTACCCTGCGTATGTTGAAGTACTTG GTATTGGATGAAGCAGACAGGTTGCTGAATGAGGATTTTGAGAAATCACTCGATGAGATATTGAATGTTATTCCTCGTGAAAGGAAGACATATTTGTTTTCTGCTACCATGACAAAGAAG GTCAAGAAGCTCCAGAGGGCATGTCTGAGGAATCCTGTGAAG ATAGAAGCTGCATCTAAGTATTCCACAGTGGATACGCTTAAGCAACAGTATCGCTTTGTTCCTGCAAAGTATAAG GAATGCTATCTTGTTTATATTCTAACTGAGATGTCTGGAAGCACGTCGATGGTGTTTACACGTACATGTGATGCAACTGGTCTTTTGGCTTTGATGCTGAGGAACCTGGGCTTAAGGGCCATCCCTATTAGTGGCCATATGACCCAG GCAAAAAGACTCGGAGCCTTGAACAAGTTTAAGGGTGGAGAATGTAATATCCTCATTTGTACTGATGTTGCTAGTAGAGGGCTAGATATTCCATCTGTTGATATGGTTATTAATTATGATATCCCCACAAACTCAAAG GACTATATACATCGGGTTGGAAGAACTGCTCGCGCAGGACGATCAGGTGTTGCCATTTCATTAGTCAATCAGTATGAGTTGGAGTGGTATATACAAATAGAGAAGCTCATTG GGAAGAAGTTACCCGAATTCCCAGCTCAAGAAGAAGAAGTCTTGCTTCTGTTGGAGCGGGTCATGGAGGCTAAAAGAATCTCTCAAATG AAACTCAAAGAAACTGGTGGGAAGAAGAAACGAAGGGGAGGAGATGATGTCGACGAAGATGTTGATAGATATTTAGGTTTGAAGAATGGGAAAgcaaaaaagtttaaaaatcgATGA
- the LOC113775706 gene encoding zinc finger protein VAR3, chloroplastic-like isoform X1 gives MGGASRLIMLLTTPFPPFLHQPSLIFLRPITRCLSTSTTSRRLTLSSPYSHTQRRLLLPTTKSCSRQLHAQPLNAPSISPYKAASAASNHLWPEWSNLINKLFFSQEKLSPGADDQKVHPEDAFVVYELKELSEEFIRCASLCLAFSRAHPNLLGLLSRKDIEVIVSNGTPFLFKSALDTARKMRVYLGIEGSNVLESDKPNMVDIMKYILSYASNPSVSSEENNLYSRELIESSVRNLLSQMTELSFADPAIEVPASEQYQLHGGNEQTARPLRQNVEMKRGDWICPKCSFMNFARNFECLECEEPRPKKQLTGKEWQCPQCNFFNYGRNLVCLRCDCKRPRIAAANNVHSMSELGHMDIRLEESEEKAKRWFNKVSELENASDLSNVAVDEDFPEIMPPRKGENRFVVSTRKTPLERRQANSQRQNLLGNHGIAEGNASQSPGGNMALDSSIRKSLDQILGHSSPVSRMADQSIATEENLETNSSASLPLSSPMEYQQCQQSNSSYVPSTSLSRDVFSEQDQKLKSQVGKHVDISDIVSSGDSPQSDAVARKSGDDKIFSKPENQNDSQNKEQAEKSEKWFQRVAELHNVKDLPSAISDEDFPELMPMCKGENRFVVSKKKDRSLTSPAYKRQVAAEQAGNPQFVPFVPFPPGYFARNDTPTSDEINSSTKPLTETSSSSTIAKNSPQKLEEVGPKFSEENAVQETGSQVRTSGGWSPKVSGDQGAVLVGNSSQNPNTRSSEITTNKNLGSGYSSSSEITTNKNLGSGYSRGENTLHTTNLAGGSSQLSNQNARAGWTGKSLEGSAVKEPDPLDMSEEAKTERWFRRVAQIKDISELSQIPDEDFPSIMPMRKGVNRFVVSKRKTPLERRLTSPQYRRNLPTVSSDPVKKDNDTK, from the exons ATGGGCGGCGCTTCGAGGTTGATAATGCTTCTTACCACTCCATTCCCTCCTTTCCTCCACCAACCCTCCCTTATTTTCCTCCGTCCCATCACCCGCTGCCTCTCCACCTCCACCACCAGTCGCCGCCTCACTCTTTCTTCTCCCTACAGCCACACACAGCGCCGCCTTCTCCTCCCCACAACAAAATCCTGCAGCCGGCAGCTCCACGCCCAACCCCTCAATGCCCCCTCCATTTCGCCTTATAAGGCTGCCTCTGCCGCCTCCAACCACCTGTGGCCGGAGTGGTCCAATTTAATTAATAAACTCTTTTTCTCCCAGGAGAAGCTATCCCCTGGAGCTGATGACCAGAAAGTACACCCTGAAGACGCCTTCGTGGTTTATGAACTGAAGGAATTATCCGAAGAATTTATTCGTTGTGCTTCTCTTTGCTTAGCTTTCTCCCGGGCACACCCCAATCTTCTAGG GTTGTTGTCCAGGAAGGATATTGAAGTGATTGTATCAAATGGGACACCATTTCTATTTAAATCTGCTCTTGATACTGCCAGGAAAATGAGGGTGTATTTGGGTATCGAAGGAAGCAAT GTGTTGGAGTCTGATAAGCCAAACATGGTTGACATTATGAAATATATATTGAGTTATGCAAGCAATCCCTCTGTTTCATCAGAAGAGAACAATCTCTACAGCAGAGAACTAATTGAATCATCTGTTAGGAATCTGCTTTCCCAGATGACTGAATTGAGTTTTGCAGACCCTGCAATTGAAGTTCCTGCTTCAGAACAATACCAATTGCATGGTGGAAATGAACAAACTGCAAGGCCTCTGAGACAAAATGTTGAAATGAAGAGGGGTGACTGGATATGCCCAAA GTGCAGTTTCATGAACTTTGCAAGAAACTTTGAATGTCTTGAATGCGAGGAACCTAGGCCAAAGAAGCAATTGACTGGCAAGGAATGGCAATGTCCTCA GTGCAATTTCTTTAATTACGGAAGGAATTTGGTATGCTTGCGATGCGACTGCAAAAGACCTAGGATAGCTGCAGCTAATAACGTACACTCCATGTCGGAGTTGGGACACATGGACATCAGATTAGAGGAGAGTGAAGAGAAGGCAAAACGCTGGTTTAATAAGGTTTCTGAGCTGGAAAATGCCTCTGATTTGAGCAATGTGGCTGTTGATGAAGATTTTCCAGAAATCATGCCCCCTAGAAAAGGAGAAAATAGATTTGTTGTAAGCACAAGGAAGACTCCTTTAGAGAGAAGACAGGCCAACTCTCAACGTCAAAACCTTTTGGGTAATCATGGGATTGCAGAAGGTAATGCTTCTCAATCTCCTGGCGGTAACATGGCCCTGGACTCATCAATCAGGAAGAGTTTGGACCAGATTCTTGGTCACTCATCCCCTGTTTCTAGAATGGCTGACCAGAGTATTGCGACTGAAGAGAATCTTGAAACTAATTCTTCTGCCTCGCTTCCTTTGTCTAGTCCTATGGAATACCAACAATGTCAGCAGAGCAATTCCAGTTATGTTCCTTCTACGTCGTTATCACGAGACGTGTTTTCTGAACAAGATCAGAAGTTGAAGTCACAAGTTGGCAAACATGTAGACATTTCTGATATTGTCTCATCAGGGGATAGTCCTCAAAGTGATGCAGTTGCTAGGAAGTCGGGTGACGATAAAATCTTTAGCAAACCGGAAAATCAAAATGATAGCCAAAACAAAGAGCAAGCTGAAAAGTCAGAAAAATGGTTTCAGAGAGTGGCGGAGCTGCACAACGTTAAAGACTTGCCAAGTGCAATTTCAGATGAAGACTTCCCAGAGCTTATGCCAATGTGTAAAGGAGAAAATCGTTTTGTGGTTAGCAAGAAGAAAGATCGTTCTTTAACTTCTCCAGCATACAAGAGACAGGTGGCTGCAGAGCAGGCAGGCAATCCACAGTTTGTACCCTTTGTTCCATTTCCTCCTGGATACTTTGCAAGAAATGATACGCCAACATCAGATGAGATAAACTCATCGACAAAACCGTTGACTGAAACTTCATCAAGTTCCACAATAGCGAAGAATTCTCCTCAGAAATTGGAAGAAGTAGGACCTAAGTTTTCTGAGGAGAATGCTGTACAAGAAACAGGGAGTCAAGTAAGAACTTCTGGAGGCTGGAGTCCAAAAGTCTCAGGGGACCAGGGCGCTGTTCTGGTTGGGAACTCGAGTCAAAACCCCAATACCCGCAGTTCTGAGATAACAACAAATAAAAATCTGGGCAGCGGATATTCTAGCAGTTCTGAGATAACAACAAATAAAAATCTGGGCAGCGGATATTCTAGAGGAGAAAATACATTGCACACAACGAATTTGGCTGGAGGTTCATCACAGTTGTCTAATCAGAATGCTAGAGCTGGCTGGACTGGGAAAAGCTTGGAGGGATCAGCTGTGAAGGAACCAGATCCTTTAGACATGTCAGAAGAGGCCAAAACAGAAAGATGGTTTCGGCGTGTCGCTCAGATAAAGGACATTTCTGAGCTGAGCCAGATACCTGATGAAGACTTTCCATCAATAATGCCCATGAGGAAAGGGGTAAACAGGTTTGTAGTGAGCAAGAGGAAGACACCATTAGAGAGGAGGTTGACATCTCCTCAATATAGAAGAAACCTTCCAACTGTGAGCTCGGACCCTGTAAAAAAGGATAATGACACTAAATGA
- the LOC113775706 gene encoding zinc finger protein VAR3, chloroplastic-like isoform X2, translated as MGGASRLIMLLTTPFPPFLHQPSLIFLRPITRCLSTSTTSRRLTLSSPYSHTQRRLLLPTTKSCSRQLHAQPLNAPSISPYKAASAASNHLWPEWSNLINKLFFSQEKLSPGADDQKVHPEDAFVVYELKELSEEFIRCASLCLAFSRAHPNLLGLLSRKDIEVIVSNGTPFLFKSALDTARKMRVYLGIEGSNVLESDKPNMVDIMKYILSYASNPSVSSEENNLYSRELIESSVRNLLSQMTELSFADPAIEVPASEQYQLHGGNEQTARPLRQNVEMKRGDWICPKCSFMNFARNFECLECEEPRPKKQLTGKEWQCPQCNFFNYGRNLVCLRCDCKRPRIAAANNVHSMSELGHMDIRLEESEEKAKRWFNKVSELENASDLSNVAVDEDFPEIMPPRKGENRFVVSTRKTPLERRQANSQRQNLLGNHGIAEGNASQSPGGNMALDSSIRKSLDQILGHSSPVSRMADQSIATEENLETNSSASLPLSSPMEYQQCQQSNSSYVPSTSLSRDVFSEQDQKLKSQVGKHVDISDIVSSGDSPQSDAVARKSGDDKIFSKPENQNDSQNKEQAEKSEKWFQRVAELHNVKDLPSAISDEDFPELMPMCKGENRFVVSKKKDRSLTSPAYKRQVAAEQAGNPQFVPFVPFPPGYFARNDTPTSDEINSSTKPLTETSSSSTIAKNSPQKLEEVGPKFSEENAVQETGSQVRTSGGWSPKVSGDQGAVLVGNSSQNPNTRSSEITTNKNLGSGYSRGENTLHTTNLAGGSSQLSNQNARAGWTGKSLEGSAVKEPDPLDMSEEAKTERWFRRVAQIKDISELSQIPDEDFPSIMPMRKGVNRFVVSKRKTPLERRLTSPQYRRNLPTVSSDPVKKDNDTK; from the exons ATGGGCGGCGCTTCGAGGTTGATAATGCTTCTTACCACTCCATTCCCTCCTTTCCTCCACCAACCCTCCCTTATTTTCCTCCGTCCCATCACCCGCTGCCTCTCCACCTCCACCACCAGTCGCCGCCTCACTCTTTCTTCTCCCTACAGCCACACACAGCGCCGCCTTCTCCTCCCCACAACAAAATCCTGCAGCCGGCAGCTCCACGCCCAACCCCTCAATGCCCCCTCCATTTCGCCTTATAAGGCTGCCTCTGCCGCCTCCAACCACCTGTGGCCGGAGTGGTCCAATTTAATTAATAAACTCTTTTTCTCCCAGGAGAAGCTATCCCCTGGAGCTGATGACCAGAAAGTACACCCTGAAGACGCCTTCGTGGTTTATGAACTGAAGGAATTATCCGAAGAATTTATTCGTTGTGCTTCTCTTTGCTTAGCTTTCTCCCGGGCACACCCCAATCTTCTAGG GTTGTTGTCCAGGAAGGATATTGAAGTGATTGTATCAAATGGGACACCATTTCTATTTAAATCTGCTCTTGATACTGCCAGGAAAATGAGGGTGTATTTGGGTATCGAAGGAAGCAAT GTGTTGGAGTCTGATAAGCCAAACATGGTTGACATTATGAAATATATATTGAGTTATGCAAGCAATCCCTCTGTTTCATCAGAAGAGAACAATCTCTACAGCAGAGAACTAATTGAATCATCTGTTAGGAATCTGCTTTCCCAGATGACTGAATTGAGTTTTGCAGACCCTGCAATTGAAGTTCCTGCTTCAGAACAATACCAATTGCATGGTGGAAATGAACAAACTGCAAGGCCTCTGAGACAAAATGTTGAAATGAAGAGGGGTGACTGGATATGCCCAAA GTGCAGTTTCATGAACTTTGCAAGAAACTTTGAATGTCTTGAATGCGAGGAACCTAGGCCAAAGAAGCAATTGACTGGCAAGGAATGGCAATGTCCTCA GTGCAATTTCTTTAATTACGGAAGGAATTTGGTATGCTTGCGATGCGACTGCAAAAGACCTAGGATAGCTGCAGCTAATAACGTACACTCCATGTCGGAGTTGGGACACATGGACATCAGATTAGAGGAGAGTGAAGAGAAGGCAAAACGCTGGTTTAATAAGGTTTCTGAGCTGGAAAATGCCTCTGATTTGAGCAATGTGGCTGTTGATGAAGATTTTCCAGAAATCATGCCCCCTAGAAAAGGAGAAAATAGATTTGTTGTAAGCACAAGGAAGACTCCTTTAGAGAGAAGACAGGCCAACTCTCAACGTCAAAACCTTTTGGGTAATCATGGGATTGCAGAAGGTAATGCTTCTCAATCTCCTGGCGGTAACATGGCCCTGGACTCATCAATCAGGAAGAGTTTGGACCAGATTCTTGGTCACTCATCCCCTGTTTCTAGAATGGCTGACCAGAGTATTGCGACTGAAGAGAATCTTGAAACTAATTCTTCTGCCTCGCTTCCTTTGTCTAGTCCTATGGAATACCAACAATGTCAGCAGAGCAATTCCAGTTATGTTCCTTCTACGTCGTTATCACGAGACGTGTTTTCTGAACAAGATCAGAAGTTGAAGTCACAAGTTGGCAAACATGTAGACATTTCTGATATTGTCTCATCAGGGGATAGTCCTCAAAGTGATGCAGTTGCTAGGAAGTCGGGTGACGATAAAATCTTTAGCAAACCGGAAAATCAAAATGATAGCCAAAACAAAGAGCAAGCTGAAAAGTCAGAAAAATGGTTTCAGAGAGTGGCGGAGCTGCACAACGTTAAAGACTTGCCAAGTGCAATTTCAGATGAAGACTTCCCAGAGCTTATGCCAATGTGTAAAGGAGAAAATCGTTTTGTGGTTAGCAAGAAGAAAGATCGTTCTTTAACTTCTCCAGCATACAAGAGACAGGTGGCTGCAGAGCAGGCAGGCAATCCACAGTTTGTACCCTTTGTTCCATTTCCTCCTGGATACTTTGCAAGAAATGATACGCCAACATCAGATGAGATAAACTCATCGACAAAACCGTTGACTGAAACTTCATCAAGTTCCACAATAGCGAAGAATTCTCCTCAGAAATTGGAAGAAGTAGGACCTAAGTTTTCTGAGGAGAATGCTGTACAAGAAACAGGGAGTCAAGTAAGAACTTCTGGAGGCTGGAGTCCAAAAGTCTCAGGGGACCAGGGCGCTGTTCTGGTTGGGAACTCGAGTCAAAACCCCAATACCCGCAGTTCTGAG ATAACAACAAATAAAAATCTGGGCAGCGGATATTCTAGAGGAGAAAATACATTGCACACAACGAATTTGGCTGGAGGTTCATCACAGTTGTCTAATCAGAATGCTAGAGCTGGCTGGACTGGGAAAAGCTTGGAGGGATCAGCTGTGAAGGAACCAGATCCTTTAGACATGTCAGAAGAGGCCAAAACAGAAAGATGGTTTCGGCGTGTCGCTCAGATAAAGGACATTTCTGAGCTGAGCCAGATACCTGATGAAGACTTTCCATCAATAATGCCCATGAGGAAAGGGGTAAACAGGTTTGTAGTGAGCAAGAGGAAGACACCATTAGAGAGGAGGTTGACATCTCCTCAATATAGAAGAAACCTTCCAACTGTGAGCTCGGACCCTGTAAAAAAGGATAATGACACTAAATGA
- the LOC113775500 gene encoding probable lysophospholipase BODYGUARD 4 — MATLVQSGKWIQKGLEIIIAAISWMVFLFLDFLEVFMCIFYRLLDEFLEGKAYSSCYCMELMEEKEKTGDCHHVAQVEVDGESELSETLHRRRNFFRGLLGSLGISLVPKGWRDGESFLQMRNGTRWSDCGCDSCVEWMKNADDPKLHVVVQEPQTQVKLYVFKEREAENVIFLHGFLSSSSFWTETVFPNLSESAKQNCRLFAVDLLGFGRSPKPRDCFYTLKDHLEMIEYSVIGPYQLNSFHLVAHSMGCIIALALAAKHSKSVKSITLIAPPYFSSLREDASMVALERLAAKRLWPPLLFGSSFMSWYEHLGRCVCFIICRNHQMWESLLKFITRRRNLHFTFIDLTRHTHHSAWHTMHNVICGGAKLADKYLETLRMAKVKINVIQGTRDQVVPIECSINIQKQVQEAEIDKIANANHGSVVLGREKDFTRDLERIWSSVADLH; from the exons ATGGCCACCCTAGTTCAATCTGGAAAATGGATTCAAAAGGGTCTAGAAATCATTATAGCAGCAATAAGTTGGATGGTATTTTTGTTCCTGGATTTTCTTGAAGTTTTCATGTGCATTTTCTATAGATTGTTGGATGAATTCCTGGAAGGAAAAGCCTATTCTTCATGTTACTGCATGGAATTAATGGAGGAAAAGGAGAAGACAGGTGATTGTCATCATGTTGCTCAAGTAGAAGTTGATGGAGAGAGTGAGCTGTCTGAAACGCTTCATCGAAGGAGAAATTTCTTTAGGGGCTTATTGGGGTCACTTGGGATTTCTTTGGTTCCAAAAGGATGGAGAGATGGTGAATCATTCTTGCAGATGAGGAATGGCACCAGGTGGTCTGATTGTGGGTGTGATTCTTGTGTTGAGTGGATGAAAAATGCTGATGATCCAAAGCTTCACGTTGTGGTCCAAGAACCACAGACACAGGTAAAACTGTATGTGTT CAAAGAAAGGGAAGCCGAAAATGTGATATTTTTGCATGGTTTTCTCTCATCCTCCTCATTCTGGACAGAAACTGTATTTCCTAATTTATCTGAATCTGCAAAGCAAAATTGCAGATTGTTTGCTGTAGATCTATTGGGATTTGGGAGAAGTCCAAAACCGAGGGACTGTTTTTACACCCTCAAGGATCACCTAGAAATGATTGAGTACTCAGTGATCGGTCCATATCAGCTGAATTCATTTCATCTAGTTGCACACTCCATGGGGTGTATCATTGCTTTGGCATTAGCTGCAAAACATTCTAAATCTGTGAAATCAATAACCCTCATAGCACCG CCTTACTTCTCTTCTTTGAGAGAGGATGCTAGTATGGTAGCACTTGAAAGACTTGCAGCGAAAAGACTGTGGCCACCTCTTTTATTTGGTTCATCATTTATGTCTTGGTATGAACACTTAGGCAGATGTGTGTGCTTCATTATTTGCCGAAATCATCAAATGTGGGAATCACTCTTGAAATTCATCACCAGGAGAAG GAATCTACATTTTACGTTTATAGACTTGACTCGGCATACTCATCATTCTGCTTGGCACACAATGCATAATGTCATATGTGGAGGGGCTAAATTAGCTGATAAGTACTTGGAGACTTTGAGAATGGCCAAAGTGAAAATCAATGTTATCCAAGGCACTCGAGATCAAGTAGTCCCAATTGAATGCAGCATCAACATTCAAAAGCAAGTTCAAGAAGCAGAGATTGACAAGATTGCCAATGCCAACCACGGCAGTGTAGTTTTAGGTAGAGAAAAAGATTTTACAAGGGACTTGGAACGTATATGGTCTTCTGTTGCTGATCTGCATTAG